The Alligator mississippiensis isolate rAllMis1 chromosome 8, rAllMis1, whole genome shotgun sequence genomic sequence ATACAAAGAATTTCTGGTGCAAAAAGTCAACACAGAGTTATCACCGGATGCTGATACTACAGAAGCCCAATACcaaacccccccccaacccatcctTTTTGAACACTCAGGTGATCCTGGCATCTTCGTTTTGTCCATGCTGTTAAAGATCAGCAGGTAGTTTTCCTATGAAGGAGGAAGAATGATAAAACAGGCTGTAAAGGCAGAGCTCAGGAAGCATTCTACAATCTGCACTGCTACAAGCCATTGCTTGCCTCGGTGTGCGTTTTCATTGTCTGATGGCTGTGGTAGTACCTCTCTTACCACACCAGTGGTTTGCAATGTGTTTTCATTTGCAAATCCCTCAAAGACTTTGAATGGAGATGGAAATGTCAactggaggtgcagacccctttgactTGTAAGCATGGGTAtccacatacttttgattgatcatagtcatctttttcaaaccccttagacatagtctgcaacGCACCCCCCCCGGTtctgcggaccacaggttgaaaaccactgtactgCACCGTTAAATGGAGAGACCATGTTTTGGCACCCTCGTGCTCAGGTAACAGCAGGGCCATGGGGCTAAATTGTATAGTGCCAAGAGCACCCGCATGCACTCAGACATACAGGAGATGCAGCCCCAAACACCATGTGTAACAGAAGCCTGTGTCAACATAACATCCAGACATGGGGCAAGTCCTGGATATAGGACATTAGTTTTATTTCAGTCTTagagctggagtgtggctccatcCCAGATTTCATCCGAGCAGGTGATGCTCTGGGCAATTCTGACACCATTACATCCCTGGTGAGTAGCATGATGCAAGCAGTCCTTTACGTTTTACTGGAGTTACTTAAGGAGTAAGGTTCTCCAGACTGTTGAGTAAAGGTGGCAAAATTTAGTTCACCTCTGGCGAGCAGCTAAACCTGACTTTTCAGTTCTCTGTGCCATGCATGCACCCATGAAACGCAGAGGTGCACTTGACCAGCAGTAGTATAacaagggagtgggggctgtggggcactgATTTAGAGGGGTGGTGGCTGACGCTGCCCACCTGGACCCTGCTGCCGTGGCTGCCTAGGGCACAGAAAGTACTTATTATGTCACTGCTGACTAGGAAGAATGGGGGCAGACCAATAAGTCCAACAGTGCACACATCTACCTGAAGGAGTACTACGAGTTACTGCAGACTCAGGGCTTCGTTAGTAGCCATGGATTTGCTCTAAAATTAATCTTTATCTTGAGGGGTCAGAAAGGATTTTTCCCTTCTGACCTTGCAGATCCAGCTTCTCTCCCATGCCAAATAACGGGGGTGATTTGGAAAGTGTGGTCTACTGGACCAGAGGCCTGTTGTCCATGTTTATTACTAGCTGGATATCATCTATGTGCCTAGTTAATAATATTAAGCAAAAAGAATCACAGAGTACTCTAAACAAACCATCATTTAGCTTAACTACTAAATGAGGTCAACTCGCTACCTTTTTTCTTGCTCTTGTGATCCTCTGCATCTTCTTTAAGCAAATTCAGTAAAAAACTACCAATGTTTTTACgcctctctctctgcttcttcacAATTTCCTCCACTTCTTTGTTTGGTCTTCGTAGAGGGTTGGTACAAGAACTGTAAGATATTAAATCTGTAGCTGAAATTGGGTGCTTTCCAAAGAAGGAACTTGGACAAAGATTATAGAGATctaggatgaaatcctggctccacaaAGGGAATGGCAAAACTCTTACTGATTCAGTGGAGCCAAAAGTTCATTTCTAGACCTTCCACTAGAGTTTGAAGGTGTTTCAGGTTTGGAAAAGCACATGGATAAGACTTCCCCTCTCATAGGTTTTCACCTAAAGGACTTCTCTGCTTTATACTAGCTGAGTCTCTTACCAGTCTCATCTCAGAGTCATCTACATCAATTACTTAAGTTATTATAAGTTTCTTTAAACTAGGATGATCAAATTGCTGTTGCTTAATTTTGAATCAGGTGGAGCAAAATGAGTCCAGAAGTTTAATTCCAAAGATATGGGTGCACAGTCCATCCAGAAGAGACTGATAAAATGGGagcaaaaaaagagaagaggaaaaaaaaataattaaaaagaagaTTCTCATTAACTCTGCTTGATTAATTATCTAGGATCTGCATGTCTCCCCTCCCCAAATAGGATGGCATGGCCAGCAACCAAAGTACATTTCCACTTAGTGGTCTCTGGCTCCTGAAGTAACTCCTCAAGAACCACTGCAACTATGGTAGCTGAGAACAACTTCTGCTATCTCCAGTCCAGGGCATTTTTGGAGTAGACAAGCAAGCACTTCTAGCCATGCCCAACTGCTTGGTGGTTCTGAGAGAAGGTAGGATCTTGCAAAAGAGCCAGTGAACTGGCAAGCTGAACAAGAACTGGACCTGTGCCTCAAGAAGGAAAAAGTGTGAGATGTTAATCTTGCTCTTTCCCTCTACCTGTGGGCTGTGAGATCCATGGATGCAGATCTGCAGTGTGGGTTGCAGAGTTTGAGGTAGATGCAGTGTGGTGGGTGCATAACTCCTGCAAAACCCCTGCGTGGTAAATAGTTCACCTCTGCAGGAGCTCACTCTCTATGCACTCTATGGGAAGCTTATAAGAGGCTTAGAGGAAAAGTGTATTGTGTGAGTCCAGGAAGGAGGTAGGACAGTGACTCAGAGACCACTCAAAGCAATAAACTTCCGTAGACAAGAACCTATTTTCTTATATAGACTTGTAGGAAGAAAAGATTATAtacaggaggggaagggacagcgGGAGGGGACACTGCTAGGAGAGGTAGTAAAGTGGGTCGATCAGAGCAGTTGAGATGAACAAAGCAGTTAACACCTGGAGGAACACCAGAGGTAACAGGTAGGCCAGGTAATGAgttaagaatccatagtccctgtttaaactatGGTTTAACACAGTCCAGTCGGTAGAAGAtgtcttgttctgcaattttgcatTCAAGTTGATTATTAAAGATGTTTGGTCTAGGGACACATACtttgggggtcggacttgatgatgtatcgaggacccttccgaccctaacatttatgaatctgaGGTCAGGGATGGGATGCCCAGAGTGAATGCACTGTACAAAGGTCCAAGAGTCTTGACAGAGGAAGTAGAAGCCACTGCTTGTAGCTCTAACATTTTCCCCAAGGGGCTTGAATATGACTTGCAGGAACAAACTGACAACTGCCCAACCAGGTCACTGAGACAACAGAAGCAAGAGACCTTCTTTCCCCACTACCAAGGTTAAGGACATTAGAAGAAAGTTTTGCAAAACCACATCCTCTATCAAGAGCTTCCTTAAACTAGCAAAACTCCCTCAAAGTTACTATGTTATGGGCTTGTTTCTTTCCTAGAACTCAAATATATGATGCTGGAAATTAAAACCATTTAGCATCTGGTTAATCACCGCATTAAAAAGAAACTCATAGCACAACAGCAATATTCCTAGTTGCACTGTATaatgaaaaaacccccacaaagaTGAGCATTTAAACATTAATGGGAAGTCTCTCAAAACGAACCAACATTAATTCATTTTCCAGAAATTTTTTGATGATAATTTCATGCTAATTCTTTGCCTCCTGTTTTCAGAGTCACTGACTGCTCAGGCTGGCGATCTGCATTCTGAACATCAGCTGCTGAATGTCGTGGAAGTTGCAATGTGGCATTTTGCACAGCAGGATTTGTCTGAATGTGGAACTCTATTGCAAATAGCCATCTGGCGAGAAGCAATATTAGCAGAGCGCGCGTATGTGTGCGTGTAGCACGGGCACTTCTTTTGCCATCTTTTTAGTTCACCAACTCAGACACCTCAGAAACACTCTTGTAAAGAAAAAATGGCAGTAGCAGTTCTGTCACTGAGCTACTAGTGTTACCTGTAGGATTAGCTATTCAGTAATTTCCATCCTaggaaaataaatcaaaatgatGCTAAATGTTAGTTTAATGATGACTGACGTTGTGTACCTTGCTCTATCCCCATTATCAtgacgtgtgtgtgtatgtatgcatggaCACATACatgtaaacacacacatatatatgtacacacacacacacacacagtagtatCAACACTGCAAAGCAGTGACTTACTAATATTCAGATAGCTTTAAGGTTTCATACATTTCAACAGAAGTATTTGGTAGCTTTAGACACAATTTTTCCTCCACTTTTGTTCTTAGCCACTCTCATTATGTGTCGCTCTTTTCTCCAGTCTTTTTATTAGCTTTCCCTCCTGTCATGGATCTCATGATACAATTTCTGCTTTATTCTATCCTGCGCTAGGTTTCTGTTTGTGTCCCTCTTCAAGTCAATTTTGCTTCTTCGTTCTTTTCTTCTCAGATTTCCTGAGCAAGAATTTCACCATGCCTTTTGACTGTGATGAaagtaaaaaaattgttttccctCTACCAGCAAGTTGAGAGCTGGGCAAGTAGAGGGCTAGTCCTcatttccctctcttcccctgtaTATCATAAATTGATAAGAAGCACTGTTACCTGTGGGaagtatttatttttccttcactTTTACTGGTGTTATACACTTTCCTTTGGATCTAAGATTCTGGCGAGGAGGTAGCATTTTGGGCAGCCTAAGTGAATGTTGCTAGTTATACCATCATACAACTTCACCTGGCATTACATTTGTAGCAACAGAGATACCCTGAAGCATTGCAAGGGGACTAAGTGGtgggctgttttatttttttttctagtacttTTTGATACCTCTGTTGTTCATGACTGGTAGTGGTTGTTGCCCCTTTACTCACAGATGAAAAAGGAGAACAAGGGCAAGATGCTTTTAATAGTTAACACCTATAGTTGAGCCTATACAGTTGGGAGAGGGGACTGATTGCTAAACCAAAGGTGGGTCGGGAGACCAAACCCATCTAAAACCGGGTTTCAACATGCCAGCACACCTGCCTACGGCAAAACTCAGTTTTGGTCAGTGTAGCTTAGGCTTGTATTTCAACAGGAGCCTGAGGTCATCAGGCTGACCTCTGTGCCTGCTTGGAGCTGCTTTTTGTCAATGAATCTCCAAAATGACAGGCAGGTTCCTCCAAGGAAGGACAATTACAGGATTAGGTCCTGATGATATATAGCTGGTCtttggaagagaagcctgaactTGATACCTGACCtctttccaagtcaaattaaccCCACCATTTTTGATGTTTACATAATAGAcctttgctttctttctgttGTATTTCCTCTCATCACTTTTAAATTTGTCTAACCGCCCATACTTCCAAATTATTTCAATAATGTGGCATGTATCCAGTTTGGCATGAAGTAGTAATTTCTTACCTTCTCTGCAAATAAGTACAGCAGCAAAGTGGAAGGCATCCAAAAATAACCACTCCTCCAAATCCAAGGCCAAACAGTCGCAGTGTCTGTTGGGGTGCTGTTGGTTTGATGCAAGGCTGCATTAATGATGCATGATCTAGAGAGCTAAATTGGAGCCTCCTTTGCTGATAGAGAGAACAGCTATTGAGCAAGCTAGGTGTGTAACTAATCCTGCTACAGGGTGAACAGAATATGCAGATGTTGGAAATGGGCACCGGTCAGAAAGATCAGGTTTGGAATCTGATCTGAATCCAGACTGCCCAGATACTTACTTGACTAAGGTCAGATGCAGGCTTCAATTTTCAAAAGTCATTAGTGGCCAGGTATACCCAGAGCATGACAATCAGGTGCCTTTAAAGGTGCCCCCAAAATTGGGATATGTAAAACCATTAATTGGCCTCGAAACTTAAAGCAACTTCCAGCTCAGGTCTACTTTGGCTAGAAATTACCTTTCAATGTTGCAATATTGATGTCTGGAACTTCTGTAGCATTGTTTTAAAGGCTTGATCTtgttcccattaaagtcaatggcaacaCTCCCAGGGCCAAGCATGTGTTGTATGCAGCCAAAGACCATCTTATAGAAATGTGAGTGCCCTGAGTCAAATGTCTGCTAAGCGCTTGTATTTTGTCAACAGATTGTTATGATGCACACAGCATGTGCTCCCAGGGCAATAAGTGTGTGCATTTTCTTTGGACATATGTTGTACATCCTGGAGCATTCAAGTAGCTAATTAATCTATAAGCAGATAATTTGGTAAAATAGTAGGCCCTTGATGTTTACTTCCAAACAATAAAAGCTTAAATGAAATGAGGAATCAAGCAGTTGCAGCTGAATAAGCATATTTAATTTTAACATTTATTTGAGTGCATGTCCTAAACTGAGTGGGAGAGCTATAATTCACTACACAGTTTCTCTCTGCTGTGGCTAAATGTCTTTTTACACAACATAATAAAACTCATTCTATGAGTTGGCTTTTAAAGGCTTTATGAATTTGTCTTGCCCCTAGCAAATAGACAGGGTCTGACAGTGTGATTCATTTAGAACATTACTTAACTCAAGGATACTCCCATGATACCAATGGAAAATAATGGAGGGTGGTGTTACACACTTGGAGTAAAGGTTTTGGAATTTGGCCCTACGTTTGATTTGCTGTTTCCATTGTTATGATTACTACAGTGATGATGTCTTCAAATAAGTGGAAATCAAATGAGAAATATATTAACTTATGAACATTTCTTTTGGGTTTAATGGAAAGATGAAGCAATATTTTAAGCCTCTGTAAACTAGTGGATTACCATGGAAGAAGTATGCTGGTTTATATCAGTTGAAGATTTGGCCTATCAAGTTATTTTTTATAGcttattttatacatttaaatTTGGGGTTTGGCAAGATTTTTTTCCCGTTGGCCCAGTGCGCCACTGAAAGCTCTGCAGAATGAAAACAGATATAGTATAACATAGTACTTGTCATGTTGGAAAAATTGAGACACTCAAAAAATCATTCTTGAAGAGCAGACCAGAACTGGATGCTCTATGCTGGTAATGGTCATCTACTGCCAAGTGGTAATATAATTTACTTACTGTAATTATATTGCCTACTTTAAGTACCCAATGAGCACAGTAGTCTTCTTGGCCACAATATCTCAATGGGAGCTCAGGTTTAGCTGATTATTCACCATAATTTCCCAAATCATTTTAAAAGTCACTGCTTTCCTGGACAGATTCCACTAGCCTACAAATAGGGCCTGCCTTCTTTGTTCCTAGATATATGACCTTATGTTCAATTGTACTGAAATGCTCATTGCCTGCTTTTGCCAAGCTTCCCAAGTAATTGAGATTGCTTGGCAGAAGCGATTGTCTTTTATATTACATTATATGCAAATACTACAATAAGTGCTGCACTACATGGATGAGAATGGTACACTGAAAAACTAAGGGAAGAAACTGAACAGAAAATCCCAGGTTTTGACCAGATGAAACATTTGGCTAAAAGGATTCTTAGCAATTTACAGAACAAGCACACTTACCATCTTGGAGTGGGATGTAGCAACTCAGGGCACTCCTCCCTTTGGAGGAATGACAGCATTTATTTTCCAGGCATGTCGTCTTGTTAATATTCTCTCCTGCAGGGCACGCAACTAATGCTTGATCTTCTTTAGGGCGACAAGCTTACAAAAAACCAGAATGTTTCAGTTCTTTGAACAATGCTCAATCAAACCGTTATATAACAATGTCTTGACACACAGAAAACTTATCATTTCAACTTATTCATTATGTTTTGATAGGGCACATTGCCCAAAAAATGTCATTCATTTTCTTAAGTGATTAATTTTTGGATGTGGAACAATAACTCCATACTAAAGCTAAAGGAAAAGCCAAGATCATGTGAGATGAgacatttttaaactgctgctgctgtttcactAATAACCATATTAATAAGCTATTCAGAAAAATATAATCTAAGTAGCATTTAGctgagtttttcctaattttaACAGATTTGAAAAATAATGGGGAAAACAAATTTAGTTTGCTGAGTGGACAGCTtctcaaataaaagaaaattaaaaatcctACACATTTTAACTAACTGATGGTGGCATGCTGCACCTGTCTGTCTCAGTGTTAACCACTCATTGCTTGTATTTAAAAGGTAGTAATTTTGCAACGGCAGTAACAAGAACCTAAGGTAATAgtgaaatataattaaaatattgcTATTTAATTATTATTTGGATCATCTCTATTAAAGTTTAATAGTACAaatgcacccccttccccttaTTTATACAACATTTTCCCTACGATTCTGGGAGATTATTTGGTTCCAGCCATAGTCCATTTTATCACCCCTTCGATCATGCACACATTCAGTTTAATGGTAAAGGTCCAAGTCAATTAAACCCTGGGGGAAATCAGGCACTTAATGATGCCAGATACTTGCTTATCCTGTTCATGAATCTTCAGCAGGTATAAATTGGTTTAGCTTCATCAACTTTAACAGTTTATGCAGGTTTACACCGTCCGAGGACCTATGCATCTAGTGTCACTTCACTTCCCCCATGACTTTCTGATGTCATCATGGAACTAGTCTTGCATTCTGCACATCCCCTTCACATCCTACATTGTTCACATACCTTAACATCCCCTGGTGGGATCAAAACAGTATTGGATGCATGAAGAATGCAGAATCAGACCGTGTCGTATCAATTATCATGCTTTCCGTGTCTATAGCAAAACTCATGGCTGTATCACACCACTATTTTCTTTCCCCTATTGCTTTGAAAGTGTCCGGCATAAACTGGCTGAGGATAACACGTCACTTAAGATGAAGGACTTTGTTAGGGGGCATTACTGCAGCGGAAACAAATGTGCCTTTGTTCCAAATGTGAATAAAATGTTATGTGGAAATAATATAATGCAACCTGCTAAGTGACATTTTAACAAAGTCTTATGGTATTGGGTTGAAGGTTTCAGATAATCTCTCTTCTCAGCATTCAGTGATCACAGCAACACTTACTCACTGGGTTGAAGAAATTTAACAGAGCTTCTGATATATCTTCTAGTTTCATTTTAGGTTTGCTGGGTGCCACTTCACTTCTTTTTAAAACATGCTGAGTTGGTGATGCAAAACCTGAAAGCTCATAATGATTAGCTCATTATCATCAAAATATCCATAATTAATTAAATGCAATGACATTTTCATACTGATTATCTTTCATTACGACGGCATTTATAGTCATTATGAATTTTGTCTACTGATGGCTAGCAGGGTTAAGTATAAATGTCTTTTTCTGTTGTATTCAATTATATTACTTAAATTTGCTTCATGAACCAAATGAGCAAAGAACTATAGCTGTGaaatttaaattatattaaagaATCCTTTCAACTGGAAATTGTCAAGACCAAGAGCGTTATTGTTCATACACAAGCTGTAGACTTCTTGAAACATGTACCATATGAATAAAGATGTATTTCCTTTTCATCATTTATATAACAGCACTCCAAAGCCTCAGCTGAGATCAAGATCTCTCTGCAACAGACACGGTAATGACATGTAGTAACACGTTTCTGCCCCAAAGAGTTCACGCTCTAAGTAGCCAAGACAGACAGGAATAAGAGATAGGAATAACACCAGCCCCTTCTTTGATTGAGTGACTTAAGGTTGTGCAGGCAATTTGTAGCCTGGAAGTGAACCTAGATTATTCTGGGCAGTGCCTTCACCAAAAGACTGTCCCTTCTCTTGGTACAAGAGGACTAATAATGGGTAAAGAAGAAGTTCACCTTACATAAGAATAAGACCATCACCAACAGAAGGctcaaaagggagaagggataaAACCTAAGAGACAAATGAGAGGAACCACCTGGACTCATCATTTGATACAGGAGTGAGCTCCAGCACCTCAGAGCTGAAATATTAGCAGTAGATATTCTTGAAATGTTGGCTGGCTAACGATCATTTTTCAAGGAAAACTGCTGCCATTTCATCGAAAACTCCAATCTTTTGGTTCAATACTTTTGGTATATGTCACACTCCAGTGGCTGGTCCATAATGACAAGATCCTATCACTGCTACTAGTATATGGATTTACTCCTTGAAGTCAAGGAGCTGGGATTACTGCTTTTAATGCTGACAGTCCTGGAGTCAAGCCCAGGACTTCTTCAAATAAAGAGTGAATTGCCCAGGCTAGTAGCAATGACTACAGCATGACAGGATACTGAACTTAGCAAGAGTTTATGAAAGTAATTAACAACTCTTTCTCCAGAGCATTGGTAGTCTGCTCAAATTGCTCCTGGAATGCACTGGGATTGTCCAGGATGGGCTATTACTTCATAGAAGTATGGGATTCCCCTAGGAGGAACAGGCTCTACCGTGTTTCCTTTTAAGGGTCGTGtgcagatgagcatgcacatacATTTCcacagggacaaatagcagtgacacatATTTGGGAGCCTCCAGAGGCTCCAGTGAGGTAATCCAGGTgcccggagcctggctggcagctggaatgtggctctggccagccaggctccaggttTGGGTGGTGCGTACCTCACTTCTTTCTGCCCCCggtttttttgacaccaagatctcccagtatcaaaaacccctgctgtgctgcaaattagaaGTGCAGTGAATGCCTACACGTGCAGtgcgtgcagtttgcagtgctgtagatgggtctgcagcaccataaACTGCATGTTCATGCTTAAGACCACTACAACTAAAATGTTTGCTTGTATTCAAGCCACATGTCCCTTTACAATTCAGCTTGCCAGATCTCTTGCTAAAGCTTCTGTTCTATACGCTATACAGTGTTCATCATGTTCTTAACAGACTTTGTGGTACTCCTGATTTCACCCAAATAACGGGCCGAGGCAAACTGTAGAATAGAAACACTATCGTTATTTCCTTGAAgtggaaaaaaatcccttctaaacaaagtaaaaaaagagTGAGATATGATGCCAGATGGGAGACAGCTGATTCCTACCAAAAGCCTGGTCAGATACACAAAAGAAATTACAATTTGTGGAGAGAAATCTGAATGTTTCTAAATTTAATATGTGCGGCACTCACTTATTTCAAATGAGGCTGCATAATGTCAATAGCACATTCTGTATTGCAGCCAAAACAATGCTGATGGGTAGATATATTTAACAGTAAAATCGCTTGCTGctattaaaaacttttttttctttgcagtacTCACTTGGGCTGATGATATGATACAACAAAAAGATGCCGCTCCCCAAGAACTGATTGCCGGTTGCCAGCTGCATCATTACtacattaaaatcaaagacaGAGTTATAGATGCATTTAAGTAACACTACCTCAATAGCTTTTCTTGATTTCTTTGATTTTGTCTTTTTGTAGCAAATAGGGCATAGGGAATTGGACTGTGCATGATGGAAGAATCCAGCAAGATCCTcctccattaaaaaacaaaaccccaagacctggtagttatttttttttcaggagtgATTAATGGTTCTGGATGCCTTAACTTGGGAGTGCTCAATGCGAGACACTTAAAAGGGATACCCATAGTCAGGAACTTGCTTAACAGTTTCTGAACACAAACCTACTTCAAATGTCTCAAGTTGGGAACTGAAAAACTGAGAAACTCAATCAATCACTAGCCACTTCTTGAAAACCTTGGCAAAGGTTTTAGTTCAGGTTTAGCATCCAGAGTTAGT encodes the following:
- the FMR1NB gene encoding FMR1 neighbor protein; protein product: MMQLATGNQFLGSGIFLLYHIISPSFASPTQHVLKRSEVAPSKPKMKLEDISEALLNFFNPVTCRPKEDQALVACPAGENINKTTCLENKCCHSSKGRSALSCYIPLQDGKCACSQRRLQFSSLDHASLMQPCIKPTAPQQTLRLFGLGFGGVVIFGCLPLCCCTYLQRSSCTNPLRRPNKEVEEIVKKQRERRKNIGSFLLNLLKEDAEDHKSKKKENDGHSMVMQVLVLFLDIYIIWFVYGTIVAKILVLFQKEAEQFSFYLSVSTGDS